Genomic window (Ruminococcus flavefaciens AE3010):
TTGAGGAGTTCTCAATGCTCCGTTTAAGGCTGAAAGAGGGACTGCTCCTTGATGATGTAGAGGAGCATAAGGCGGATATACTGAGGAAGCTGCCGCCCCTTATAAATGACGGTTACGCAGAAACAGACGGTGAGAGGATATGGCTGACGCCAAAGGGCTTTCTCATGTCAAATTCGGTCATAGAGTATCTTGTATTTTGATCATTGCAACACTTTGGGTATGAGCTCCGTATGTGTATATAGAAAAGGGATATCCCTGTCATATACGAAAGGAGTGTTACTATGAAAAATATCAAAACTGTTATTGCTGCGGCATTGTGCGCAGGACTGGGACTCAGCTTCGCCGCTGTGACTGTGAATGCAGGTGCTGTGGAGACTGAGGAGAGCTCCGTGACTGAGGAGTATACGGGGACATTGCCTGCGGAAGCGACTGCTGTTACTACAACTACTGCTGTGACCGATAACGAAAAGGAGCTTCAGAAGCTCAGAGAAAAGGGCGAAAGAATGGTGGGTGAGTACACCCGACAGGAGAAGGTACTGCTGGGGGAGCTTGATGCTGATACACCCAGGATAACTCTTGAAGAAGCCGAGAATATCATTGAAGAATGCGGAAGCTTTAGAGAAATTATGAAAAAGGTCATGGATATCTGCAAATATCCCGACTACAACGGCGGAAGCGGTCTTTCTATTACTGAGTTCTGGCTGAATGATTCGGGAAGCAGCAAGCTCATGTTTGTTGTGGGCAATTTTGAGCAGATAGTTTATGTTGACCGCTCATACCTCGGCAATACCAAGGAGTTTAAATACCTCTACAATTCAAGGGATACCAAGGCTGAGGTACCTGTGAACAGCGGCTTGCTCACGTATAAGGTGTACAACGATATCCTGCCGGGTGATGTGAACGGCGACGGTGATCTCAATGTGGCAGACGTGGTAATGCTCCAGAGATGGGTGATCGGAGCTTCGGACGACCTTACAGACTGGCAGCTGGGCAATGTAGTTGAGGACGACAGGCTGGATACATTTGACCTTTGTGTGCTTAAACGCATGGTAGTCGAGTACATGAGAGATCGTGATCAATAGCTGAAAAACAGTAATACAGGGGCGGATATTATCCGCCCTTACAATATAATGCAGTAAGGAATTAGCTATGATAGTTATAAAAGAATTCAGTGCTGATATGCAGGAAGCGGCAGTCCGTTTCCTGACTGAGGTTTTCCCAGAGTCGGGGAAGAGCTTCGAGCTGGG
Coding sequences:
- a CDS encoding dockerin type I repeat-containing protein; the encoded protein is MKNIKTVIAAALCAGLGLSFAAVTVNAGAVETEESSVTEEYTGTLPAEATAVTTTTAVTDNEKELQKLREKGERMVGEYTRQEKVLLGELDADTPRITLEEAENIIEECGSFREIMKKVMDICKYPDYNGGSGLSITEFWLNDSGSSKLMFVVGNFEQIVYVDRSYLGNTKEFKYLYNSRDTKAEVPVNSGLLTYKVYNDILPGDVNGDGDLNVADVVMLQRWVIGASDDLTDWQLGNVVEDDRLDTFDLCVLKRMVVEYMRDRDQ